Proteins encoded together in one Balaenoptera musculus isolate JJ_BM4_2016_0621 chromosome 6, mBalMus1.pri.v3, whole genome shotgun sequence window:
- the BARX1 gene encoding homeobox protein BarH-like 1 — protein MQRPGEPGAARFGPPEGCADHRPHRYRSFMIEEILTEPPGPKGAAPAAAAAAAGELLKFGVQALLAARPFHSHLAVLKAEQAAVFKFPLAPLGCSGLGSALLAAGPGLPGAAGAPHLPLELQLRGKLEAPGAGEPGTKAKKGRRSRTVFTELQLMGLEKRFEKQKYLSTPDRIDLAESLGLSQLQVKTWYQNRRMKWKKIVLQGGGLESPTKPKGRPKKNSIPTSEQLTEQERAKEAEKPAEAPGEAGDRSHED, from the exons ATGCAGCGGCCGGGGGAGCCGGGTGCAGCGCGCTTCGGCCCGCCCGAGGGTTGCGCCGACCACCGGCCGCACCGCTACCGCAGCTTCATGATCGAGGAAATCCTCACTGAGCCTCCGGGGCCCAAGGGCGCCGctccagccgccgccgccgccgccgcgggcgAGCTGCTCAAGTTCGGCGTGCAGGCTCTGCTGGCGGCGCGGCCCTTCCACAGCCACCTGG CCGTGCTGAAGGCCGAGCAGGCGGCAGTGTTTAAGTTCCCGCTGGCGCCGCTTGGCTGCTCCGGGTTGGGCTCGGCGCTGCTTGCCGCGGGACCTGGGTTGCCCGGCGCTGCCGGCGCGCCGCACCTGCCGCTCGAGCTGCAGCTCCGCGGGAAGCTGGAGGCGCCTGGCGCCGGGGAGCCGGGCACCAAGGCCAAGAAGGGGCGTCGGAGCCGCACCGTGTTCACCGAGCTGCAGCTGATGGGCCTAGAGAAACGCTTCGAGAAGCAGAAGTACCTCTCCACGCCCGACAG AATAGATCTCGCCGAGTCTCTGGGTCTGAGCCAGTTGCAGGTGAAGACGTGGTACCAGAATCGAAGGATGAAGTGGAAGAAAATA GTGCTGCAGGGCGGCGGCCTGGAGTCTCCCACCAAGCCCAAGGGGAGGCCCAAGAAGAACTCCATCCCCACGAGCGAACAGCTCACGGAGCAGGAGCGCGCCAAGGAGGCGGAGAAGCCGGCGGAGGCGCCGGGCGAGGCCGGCGACCGGAGCCACGAGGACTGA